In Ovis canadensis isolate MfBH-ARS-UI-01 breed Bighorn chromosome 3, ARS-UI_OviCan_v2, whole genome shotgun sequence, one DNA window encodes the following:
- the ABCA2 gene encoding ATP-binding cassette sub-family A member 2 isoform X2, translating to MGFLHQLQLLLWKNVTLKRRSPWVLAFEIFIPLVLFFILLGLRQKKPTISVKEAFYTAAPLTSAGILPVMQSLCPDGQRDEFGFLQYANSTVTQLLERLNRVVEEGNLFDPARPSLGSELEALRQHLEALSASPDPWDSRAARPAVSSFSLDSVARDPRELWRFLTQNLSLPDSAARALLAAQVDLPEVYRLLFGPSPGLDGGSGPPRNQQPLFQMEELLLAPALLEQLTCMPGSRELGRVLTVPRGQQTALQGYRDAVCRGQAAARAHRFSGLAAELRNQLDAAKIAQQLGLDAPSGSAAPQQLPPPPRLQALLEDLLDAQKVLRDVDVLSALALLLPQGACAGRAPGPAASGPGGVANSTGAGAGPSSNSTAEEGAPSAAAPAPSDALQGQCSAFVQLWAGLQPILCGNNRTIEPEALRRGNMSSLGFTSKEQRNLGLLVHLMTSNPKILYAPAGSEADRVILKANETFALVGNVTHYAQVWLNISAEIRSYLEQGRLQQHLRWLQQYVAELRQHPEALSLSPEELPPALRQDNFSLPNGSVLLQQLDTIDNAACGWIQFMSKVSVDIFKGFPDEESIVNYTLNQAYQDNVTVFASVIFQTRKDGSLPPHVHYKIRQNSSFTEKTNEIRRAYWRPGPNTGGRFYFLYGFVWIQDMMERAIIDTFVGHDVVEPGNYVQMFPYPCYTRDDFLFVIEHMMPLCMVISWVYSVAMTIQHIVAEKEHRLKEVMKTMGLNNAVHWVAWFITGCVQLSISVTALTAILKYGQVLAHSHVLIIWLFLAVYAVATIMFCFLVSVLYSKAKLASACGGIIYFLSYVPYMYVAIREEVAHDKITAFEKCIASLMSTTAFGLGSKYFALYEVAGVGIQWHTFSQSPVEGDDFNLLLAVTMLMVDAVVYGVLTWYIEAVHPGMYGLPRPWYFPLQKSYWLGSGRTEAWEWNWPWARAPRLSVMEEDQACAMESRRSEETRGMEEEPTHLPLVVCVDKLTKVYKNDKKLALNKLSLNLYENQVVSFLGHNGAGKTTTMSILTGLFPPTSGSATIYGHDIRTEMDEIRKNLGMCPQHNVLFDRLTVEEHLWFYSRLKSMAQEEIRKEMDKMIEDLELSNKRHSLVQTLSGGMKRKLSVAIAFVGGSRAIILDEPTAGVDPYARRAIWDLILKYKPGRTILLSTHHMDEADLLGDRIAIISHGKLKCCGSPLFLKGAYGDGYRLTLVKRPAEPGGPQEPGLTASPPGPAQLSSCSESQVSQFIRKHVASCLLVSDTSTELSYILPSEAAKKGAFERLFQHLEHSLDALHLSSFGLMDTTLEEVFLKVSEEDQSLENSEADVKESRKDVLPGAADPVSGEGPASNLARCAELAQSQASLQSASSVGSARGDEGAGYTDVYSDYRPLCDNLQDPDNVSLQEAEAETLTRVGQGSRKLEGWWLKVRQFHGLLVKRFHCARRNSKALSSQILLPAFFVCVAMTVALSVPEIGDLPPLVLSPSQYHNYTQPRGNFIPYANEERREYRLRLSPDAGPQQLVGTFRLPSGVGATCVLKSPANGSLGPTLNLSSGESRLLAARFFDSMCLESFTQGLPLSNFVPPPPSPAPSDSPVTLDEDLLPTSGSENWTSAPSLPHLVREPVRCTCSGQGTGFSCPGGVGGHPPQMRVVTGDILTDITGHNVSEYLLFTSDRFRLHRYGAITFGNVQKSIPASFGARAPAMVRRIAVRRAAQVFYNNKGYHSMPTYLNSLNNAILRANLPKSKGNPAAYGITVTNHPMNKTSASLSLDYLLQGTDVVIAIFIIVAMSFVPASFVVFLVAEKSTKAKHLQFVSGCNPVIYWLANYVWDMLNYLVPATCCVLILFVFDLPAYTSPTNFPAVLSLFLLYGWSITPIMYPASFWFEVPSSAYVFLIVINLFIGITATVATFLLQLFEHDKDLKVVNSYLKSCFLIFPNYNLGHGLMEMAYNEYLNEYYAKIGQVDKMKSPFEWDIVTRGLVAMTVEGFVGFLLTIMCQYNFLRQPQRMPVSTKPVEDDVDVASERQRVLRGDADNDMVKIENLTKVYKSRKIGRILAVDRLCLGVRPGECFGLLGVNGAGKTSTFKMLTGDESTTGGEAFVNGHSVLKELLQVQQSLGYCPQFDALFDELTAREHLQLYTRLRGIPWKDEARVVKWALEKLELTKYADKPAGTYSGGNKRKLSTAIALIGYPAFIFLDEPTTGMDPKARRFLWNLILDLIKTGRSVVLTSHSMEECEALCTRLAIMVNGRLRCLGSIQHLKNRFGDGYMITVRTKSSQNVKDVVRFFNRNFPEAILKERHHTKVQYQLKSAHISLAQVFSKMEQVVGVLGVEDYSVSQTTLDNVFVNFAKKQSDNLEQQETEPPSGLQSPLGRLLSLFRPRPPPTELRALVADEPEDLDTEDEGLISFEEERAQLSFNTDTLC from the exons ATGGGCTTCCTGcaccagctgcagctgctgctctgGAAGAACGTGACGCTGAAGCGCCGGAGCCCG TGGGTCTTGGCCTTCGAGATCTTCATCCCGCTCGTCCTGTTTTTCATCCTGCTGGGGCTTCGGCAGAAGAAGCCCACCATCTCTGTGAAGGAAG CTTTCTACACGGCGGCGCCCCTCACCTCCGCCGGCATCCTGCCGGTCATGCAGTCGCTGTGCCCCGACGGCCAGCGGGACGAGTTCGGCTTCCTTCAGTATGCCAACTCCAC ggtcacacagctgctgGAGCGCCTCAACCGCGTGGTGGAGGAGGGCAACCTGTTTGACCCGGCGAGGCCCAGCCTGGGCTCGGAGCTGGAGGCGCTGCGCCAGCACCTGGAGGCCCTCAGCGCCAGCCCGGACCCCTGGGACAGCCGCGCAGCCCGACCTGCAG TGTCCTCCTTCTCTCTGGACTCGGTGGCCAGGGACCCTCGGGAGCTGTGGCGCTTCCTGACACAGAACCTGTCACTGCCCGATAGCGCGGCCCGGGCTCTGCTGGCTGCCCAGGTGGACCTGCCCGAG GTCTATCGCCTGCTTTTTGGCCCTTCGCCTGGCTTGGACGGGGGTTCAGGGCCGCCCAGGAATCAGCAGCCCCTGTTCCAGATGGAG GAGCTGCTGCTGgctcctgccctcctggagcagcTCACGTGCATGCCAGGCTCCAGGGAGCTGGGCCGGGTCCTCACTGTACCCCGGGGTCAGCAGACAGCGCTGCAGGGATACCGGGATGCGGTCTGCAGAGGGCAGGCTGCGGCACGTGCTCACCGTTTCTCGGGGCTGGCTGCTGAGCTCCGGAACCAACTGGATGCAGCCAAGATTGCCCAGCAG CTGGGCCTGGACGCCCCTAGTGGCTCTGCTGCCCCACAGCAGCTACCACCCCCACCGCGGCTGCAGGCGCTCCTGGAGGACCTGCTGGACGCCCAGAAGGTCCTGCGGGACGTGGATGTCCTCTCAGCCCTTGCCCTGCTGCTGCCTCAGGGCGCCTGCGCAGGCCGGGCTCCTGGGCCCGCAGCCAGCGGCCCTGGTGGGGTGGCCAACAGCACCGGGGCTGGGGCGGGCCCCAGCTCCAACAGCACGGCTGAGGAGGGGGCCCCGTCCGCTGCAGCCCCGGCCCCCTCGGACGCGCTGCAGGGCCAGTGCTCCGCTTTCGTGCAGCTCTGGGCCGGCCTGCAGCCCATCCTGTGTGGCAACAACCG CACCATCGAGCCCGAGGCGCTGCGAAGGGGCAACATGAGCTCCCTGGGCTTCACGAGCAAGGAGCAGCGGAACCTGGGCCTCCTCGTGCACCTCATGACCAGCAACCCCAAGATCCTGTACGCGCCCGCGGGCTCTGAGGCAGACCGTGTCATCCTCAAG GCCAATGAGACCTTCGCCCTTGTTGGCAACGTGACTCACTACGCCCAGGTGTGGCTCAACATCTCAGCGGAGATCCGCAGCTACCTGGAGCAGGGAAGGCTGCAGCAACACCTGCGCTGGCTGCAGCAG tacGTGGCCGAGCTGCGGCAGCACCCGGAGGCCCTGAGCCTGTCGCCCGAGGAGCTGCCACCTGCCCTGCGCCAGGACAACTTCTCACTGCCCAACGGCTCGGTCCTCTTGCAGCAGCTGGACACCATCGACAATGCGGCCTGCGGCTGGATCCAGTTCATGTCCAAG GTGAGTGTGGACATCTTCAAGGGTTTTCCAGATGAGGAGAGCATTGTCAACTACACCCTTAACCAGGCCTACCAGGATAATGTCACCGTATTCGCTA GTGTGATCTTCCAGACCCGCAAGGACGGTTCCTTGCCGCCCCACGTGCACTACAAGATCCGCCAGAATTCAAGCTTCACGGAGAAAACCAACGAGATCCGCCGGGCCTACTGGCGGCCGGGGCCCAACACCGGCGGCCGCTTCTACTTTCTATATGGCTTCGTTTGGATCCAGG ACATGATGGAGCGCGCCATCATCGACACCTTCGTGGGCCACGACGTGGTGGAGCCCGGCAACTACGTGCAGATGTTTCCCTACCCCTGCTACACGCGGGACGA cttTCTGTTTGTCATCGAGCACATGATGCCTCTCTGCATGGTGATCTCCTGGGTCTACTCTGTGGCCATGACCATTCAGCACATCGTGGCCGAGAAGGAGCACCGgctgaaggag GTGATGAAGACCATGGGCCTGAACAATGCGGTGCACTGGGTGGCCTGGTTCATCACGGGCTGCGTGCAGCTCTCCATCTCGGTGACAGCGCTGACCGCCATACTCAAGTATGGCCAGGTCCTTGCCCACAGCCATGTGCTCATCATCTGGCTCTTCCTGGCCGTCTACGCGGTGGCCACCATCATGTTCTG CTTCTTGGTGTCCGtgctgtactccaaggccaagctgGCCTCGGCCTGCGGCGGCATCATCTACTTCCTGAGCTACGTGCCCTACATGTACGTGGCTATCCGTGAGGAGGTGGCCCACGACAAGATCACCGCCTTCGAGAAGTGCATCGCG TCCCTGATGTCCACGACAGCCTTCGGTCTGGGCTCCAAGTACTTCGCCCTGTACGAGGTGGCGGGCGTGGGCATTCAGTGGCACACGTTCAGCCAGTCCCCCGTGGAAGGGGATGACTTCAACCTGCTCTTGGCTGTCACCATGCTGATGGTAGACGCGGTCGTCTATGGGGTGCTCACGTGGTACATTGAGGCTGTGCACCCAG gCATGTACGGGCTGCCCCGGCCCTGGTACTTCCCACTGCAGAAATCCTACTGGCTGGGCAGCGGGCGGACGGAGGCATGGGAGTGGAACTGGCCGTGGGCTCGCGCCCCCCGCCTCAGCGTCATGGAGGAGGATCAAGCCTGCGCCATGGAGAGCCGGCGCTCGG AGGAGACACGGGGCATGGAGGAGGAACCCACCCACCTGCCGCTGGTGGTCTGCGTGGACAAGCTCACCAAAGTCTATAAGAACGACAAGAAGCTGGCTTTGAACAAGCTGAGCCTCAACCTCTATGAGAACCAGGTCGTGTCCTTCCTGGGCCACAACGGGGCTGGCAAGACCACCACCAT GTCTATCCTCACCGGCCTGTTCCCACCTACGTCGGGCTCGGCCACCATCTACGGGCACGACATCCGCACAGAGATGGACGAGATCCGCAAGAACCTGGGCATGTGTCCCCAGCACAATGTGCTCTTCGACCGGCTCACGGTGGAGGAGCACCTCTGGTTCTACTCGAGGCTCAAGAGCATGGCCCAGGAGGAGATCCGCAAGGAGATGGACAA GATGATCGAGGACCTGGAGCTCTCCAACAAACGGCACTCACTGGTGCAGACGCTGTCCGGCGGCATGAAGCGCAAGCTCTCGGTGGCCATCGCCTTCGTGGGCGGCTCCCGGGCCATCATTCTAGACGAGCCCACGGCTGGCGTGGACCCCTATGCGCGCCGCGCCATCTGGGACCTGATCCTGAAGTACAAGCCGG GCCGCACGATCCTCCTGTCCACCCACCACATGGACGAGGCTGACCTGCTTGGGGACCGCATTGCCATCATCTCCCACGGGAAGCTCAAGTGCTGCGGCTCGCCTCTCTTCCTCAAGGGCGCCTACGGGGACGGCTACCGCCTCACGTTGGTCAAGCGGCCTGCCGAGCCAGGGGGCCCCCAAG AGCCAGGGCTGACAGCCAGCCCCCCAGGTCCGGCCCAGCTGAGCAGCTGTTCCGAGTCCCAGGTTTCCCAGTTCATCCGCAAACATGTGGCCTCCTGCCTGCTGGTCTCCGACACCAGCACCGAGCTCTCCTACATCCTGCCCAGCGAGGCAGCCAAGAAGGGGGCCTTTGAGCGCCTCTTTCAG CACCTGGAGCACAGTCTGGACGCACTGCACCTGAGCAGCTTTGGGCTGATGGACACGACACTGGAGGAAGTGTTCCTTAAGGTGTCGGAGGAGGACCAGTCGCTGGAGAACAGTGAGGCAG ATGTGAAAGAGTCCAGGAAAGATGTGTTACCAGGGGCTGCGGACCCAGTATCCGGGGAAGGTCCTGCCAGCAACCTGGCACGGTGCGCGGAGCTGGCCCAGTCACAGGCGTCGCTGCAGTCTGCATCCTCGGTGGGCTCTGCCCGTGGTGACGAGGGGGCCGGATACACCGATGTCTACAGCGACTACCGCCCTCTCTGTGACAACTTGCAGGACCCTGACAATGTCAGCTTGCAAG AGGCAGAGGCGGAGACCCTCACGCGGGTCGGCCAGGGCAGCCGCAAGCTGGAGGGCTGGTGGCTGAAGGTGCGCCAGTTCCACGGGCTCCTGGTGAAGCGCTTCCACTGTGCCCGGCGCAACTCCAAGGCACTGTCCTCTCAGATCCTGCTCCCCGCCTTCTTCGTCTGCGTGGCTATGACTGTGGCGCTCTCTGTCCCAGAGATCG GCGACCTGCCCCCGCTGGTCCTGTCCCCCTCCCAGTACCACAACTACACGCAGCCCCGTGGCAACTTCATCCCCTATGCCAAcgaggaacgccgggaataccg CTTGCGACTGTCCCCCGATGCCGGGCCCCAGCAGCTGGTGGGCACCTTCAGGCTGCCATCGGGTGTGGGAGCCACCTGTGTGCTCAAGTCTCCGGCCAACGGCTCGCTGGGGCCCACGCTGAACCTGAGCAGTGGTGAGTCGCGCCTGCTGGCCGCACGGTTCTTCGACAGCATGTGCTTGGAGTCCTTCACCCAGGGGCTGCCGCTGTCCAACTTCGTGCCGCCCCCACCCTCGCCCGCCCCGTCCGACTCCCCTGTGACCCTGGACGAGGACCTGCTGCCCACCTCCGGGTCAG AGAACTGGACCTCGGCGCCCTCCCTTCCACACCTGGTGCGGGAGCCCGTCCGCTGTACCTGTTCTGGGCAGGGCACTGGCTTCTCCTGCCCGGGCGGTGTGGGTGGGCACCCACCCCAGATGCGGGTGGTCACGGGTGACATTCTGACTGACATCACGGGCCACAACGTCTCCGAGTACCTGCTCTTCACCTCTGACCGCTTCCGGCTGCACCG GTACGGGGCCATCACCTTTGGCAACGTCCAGAAGTCCATCCCAGCCTCGTTTGGGGCCCGGGCCCCGGCTATGGTGCGGAGGATTGCAGTACGCAGGGCTGCCCAG GTGTTCTACAACAACAAGGGCTACCACAGCATGCCCACCTACCTCAACAGCCTCAACAACGCCATCCTGCGTGCCAACCTGCCCAAGAGCAAGGGCAACCCTGCGGCCTATG GCATCACCGTCACCAATCACCCGATGAACAAGACGAGTGCCAGCCTCTCTCTGGATTACCT GCTGCAGGGCACCGACGTAGTCATCGCCATCTTCATCATCGTGGCCATGTCTTTCGTGCCGGCCAGCTTCGTGGTCTTTCTGGTGGCCGAGAAGTCCACCAAGGCCAAGCACCTGCAGTTCGTCAGCGGCTGCAACCCCGTCATCTACTGGCTGGCCAACTACGTGTGGGACATG CTCAACTACCTGGTCCCGGCCACCTGCTGCGTCCTCATCCTGTTCGTGTTCGACCTGCCGGCCTACACTTCACCCACCAACTTCCCGGCCGTGCTCTCCCTGTTCCTGCTCTACGG GTGGTCCATCACACCCATCATGTACCCGGCCTCCTTCTGGTTCGAGGTCCCCAGCTCGGCCTATGTGTTTCTCATTGTCATCAACCTCTTCATCGGCATCACTGCCACTGTGGCCACCTTCCTGCTGCAGCTCTTTGAGCATGACAAG GACCTGAAGGTTGTCAACAGTTACCTGAAGAGCTGCTTCCTCATCTTCCCCAACTACAACCTGGGCCACGGGCTGATGGAGATGGCCTACAACGAGTACCTCAACGAGTACTACGCCAAGATCG GCCAGGTTGACAAGATGAAGTCTCCCTTTGAGTGGGACATCGTCACCAGGGGCCTGGTGGCCATGACCGTCGAGGGCTTTGTGGGCTTCCTCCTGACCATCATGTGTCAGTACAACTTTCTGCGGCAGCCGCA gcGCATGCCCGTGTCCACGAAGCCCGTGGAGGACGACGTGGACGTGGCCAGCGAGCGGCAGCGGGTGCTCAGGGGAGATGCAGACAACGACATGGTCAAAATCGAGAACCTGACCAAG GTGTACAAATCGCGGAAGATTGGTCGCATCCTGGCCGTGGACCGCCTGTGCCTGGGCGTGCGTCCTGGCGAGTGCTTCGGCCTCCTGGGCGTCAACGGCGCGGGGAAGACGAGCACCTTCAAGATGCTGACAGGGGACGAGAGCACGACGGGGGGCGAGGCCTTCGTCAACGGGCACAG CGTGCTCAAGGAGCTCCTCCAGGTGCAGCAGAGCCTGGGCTACTGCCCGCAATTCGACGCCCTGTTCGATGAGCTCACGGCCCGCGAGCACCTGCAGCTGTACACAAGGCTCCGGGGCATTCCCTGGAAGGACGAGGCGCGG GTGGTGAAGTGGGCCCTGGAGAAGCTGGAGCTGACCAAATATGCCGACAAGCCTGCTGGCACCTACAGTGGAGGGAACAAACGGAAGCTGTCAACAGCCATAGCCCTCATCGGGTACCCAGCCTTCATCTTTCTG GACGAGCCTACCACAGGCATGGACCCCAAGGCTCGGCGCTTCCTCTGGAACCTCATCTTGGACCTCATCAAGACGGGGCGCTCGGTGGTGCTGACTTCACACAg CATGGAGGAGTGTGAGGCGCTGTGCACGCGCCTGGCCATCATGGTGAACGGACGTCTGCGCTGTCTGGGCAGCATCCAGCATCTGAAGAACCG GTTTGGGGATGGTTACATGATCACGGTGAGGACCAAGAGCAGCCAGAACGTGAAGGACGTGGTGCGGTTCTTCAACAGGAACTTCCCGGAGGCCATCCTCAAG GAGCGGCACCACACGAAGGTGCAGTACCAGCTCAAGTCCGCGCACATCTCGCTGGCGCAGGTGTTCAGCAAAATGGAGCAGGTGGTGGGCGTGCTGGGCGTCGAGGACTACTCGGTCAGCCAGACCACCCTGGACAAC GTGTTCGTGAACTTCGCCAAGAAGCAGAGCGACAACCTGGAGCAGCAGGAGACGGAGCCGCCCTCGGGCCTGCAGTCCCCGCTGGGCCGCCTGCTCAGCCTGTTCCGGCCGCGGCCTCCCCCCACTGAGCTGCGGGCGCTAGTGGCCGACGAGCCCGAGGACCTGGACACGGAGGATGAGGGCCTCATCAGCTTCGAGGAGGAGCGG GCCCAGCTCTCCTTCAACACGGACACTCTCTGCTGA